A genomic stretch from Edaphobacter aggregans includes:
- a CDS encoding LacI family DNA-binding transcriptional regulator produces MTAKTTIPGTAKPTTLKILAEYLDLSPATVSIVLNDSPVAKSISPATRQRVLAAAKKFAYRPNMHARMLRTRLTNTVGVIVPELSEGYFTNVMLGVEQLLLQEGYLYFTVSHLCRPDLIEEYPELLMNRAVDGFLLVNTELRNKVSLPVVGISSHSKTPGVTNVELDHNRATKMALRHLYELGHRRIAFMKGQSYSLDSEVRWHTIASIAQEIGITIRPELCIYLEKNSWSPELGYPPVRDLLQRTRDFTAMFCFNDTAAIGAIRAIEDAGLNCPRDISVIGFDDIIVAEYFNPRLTTVRQPLHKMGWTAAQLLIKRIQAPEAPYPETVSFEPELVVRESTAGVPKKSARSKH; encoded by the coding sequence ATGACAGCAAAGACGACTATCCCTGGCACAGCCAAGCCAACGACCCTGAAGATCCTTGCCGAGTATCTCGATCTTTCTCCCGCTACGGTCTCGATTGTTCTTAACGACTCCCCCGTAGCCAAGTCAATTTCGCCTGCCACCCGCCAACGTGTCCTCGCCGCTGCCAAGAAGTTTGCCTATCGGCCGAACATGCACGCACGGATGCTCCGGACCCGCCTCACCAATACTGTTGGCGTCATCGTGCCGGAGCTCAGTGAAGGGTACTTTACCAACGTCATGCTCGGTGTCGAGCAGTTGCTGCTGCAGGAGGGCTATCTTTACTTCACCGTTAGCCATCTCTGCCGTCCGGACCTCATCGAAGAATATCCCGAACTGCTCATGAATCGCGCCGTGGACGGTTTTCTCCTCGTCAATACCGAGTTACGCAACAAAGTCTCTCTGCCTGTTGTCGGAATCTCATCGCACAGCAAGACCCCAGGCGTCACCAACGTCGAACTCGATCATAATCGCGCCACCAAGATGGCTCTACGCCACCTCTACGAGCTCGGCCACCGGCGCATCGCCTTCATGAAAGGTCAAAGCTACTCCCTCGATTCGGAGGTCCGCTGGCACACTATTGCCAGCATCGCTCAAGAGATTGGAATCACCATCCGTCCTGAACTCTGCATCTACCTCGAAAAAAACTCCTGGTCACCCGAGCTCGGCTATCCTCCGGTTCGCGACCTGCTCCAGCGGACACGTGATTTCACCGCCATGTTCTGCTTCAACGACACCGCTGCAATAGGCGCCATCCGCGCCATCGAAGACGCCGGTCTCAACTGTCCTCGCGACATCTCCGTTATCGGCTTCGACGACATTATCGTGGCCGAGTACTTCAACCCTCGTCTCACCACCGTTCGTCAACCGCTTCACAAGATGGGATGGACCGCCGCGCAACTATTGATCAAGCGCATCCAAGCGCCCGAGGCCCCTTACCCCGAGACCGTCTCCTTCGAACCAGAGCTTGTCGTCC